The following proteins are encoded in a genomic region of Hirundo rustica isolate bHirRus1 chromosome 3, bHirRus1.pri.v3, whole genome shotgun sequence:
- the LOC120751226 gene encoding WD repeat and coiled-coil-containing protein has protein sequence MELGKAKLLRTGLNALQQAIHPVHGLAWTDGKQVILTALHLQNGEPEFGDSSVVGQFEHVHGLYWGPCPAEAPALLAVQHKKHITVWQLCFNGADRNKLLVSQVCDISEPYPVLPQGCVWHPSKEVLAVLTTRDASVLPSVHLNDSRINADIKGSGLIHCACWTKEGDRLVVGVGSALHSYIWDDAQKTLSACSFCPIFDVGGYICAVEATQSLQVAVATELPLDKICGLNAGVAFEVPSSVETESFPSQPSLCGEDEYSLDGGKKSLDSEKPLSVVTSPVDLTHILSSKQGADSSPLLHLRPKDYLTGSGQDSSHLILVTFEKKVTSTKKVSIPGILVPDIMAFDSKTQTVSVASNTCNVILVYSLTSSNLPNIQQIQLEKSEKPKGLCFLTNKLLLILVGRQKFSDPAFLPSSRSDKYMIRLMIKELILEMAPSKSVSADGSSSLNLSSIPHDPSRDAHPLSRGLLIPDRSVLQSPTSRRKLIEEIRSPVYEQNLVLNISDFKDKKISMNFPPAVETLDAEPVNRSVALSNASNKPTSPKRQPEAASKIPNSYKNNLFSEKEASYFLKNVEKLSGNFTELQHHLSELTELLKSGKRNLPVYPSSQEPSFIKITCQKQLSKSDADESRAVLLCGGKLRLNIVQQIFNLSLVEMQHGSSWIVLTADSEGFIPLMFTSTQEILIRDATAKGYSARSSKTLDIISSTQECRSTSSESLDITSSLEVLRDCSSTPLDNISPSEQPSNKM, from the exons atggagctgggaaaggcgAAGCTCCTGCGGACCGGCCTCAATGCCTTACAGCAGGCCATTCACCCCGTGCACGGGCTGGCCTGGACGGACGGCAAGCAGGTGATCCTGACCGCGCTGCACCTGCAGAACGGGGAGCCCGAGTTTGGTGACTCCAGCGTGGTGGGTCAGTTCGAGCACGTGCACGGGCTCTACTGGGGCCCATGTCCCGCCGAGGCCCCGGCCCTGCTGGCGGTGCAGCACAAGAAGCACATCACCGTCTGGCAGCTCTGCTTCAACGGCGCCGACAGGAACAAGCTCCTGGTTTCCCAGGTCTGCGACATCAGCGAGCCGTATCCCGTGCTCCCCCAGGGCTGCGTGTGGCATCCCAGCAAGGAGGTCCTGGCCGTGCTCACCACTCGGGACGCCTCCGTCCTGCCCTCCGTCCACCTCAACGATTCCAGAATTAACGCGGACATCAAGGGCAGCGGGCTCATCCACTGCGCCTGTTGGACCAAGGAAGGCGACCGCTTGGTCGTGGGGGTGGGCAGTGCCCTCCATTCTTACATTTGGGATGATGCTCAGAAAACACTCAGCGCTTGCTCTTTTTGCCCAATCTTTGATGTGGGAGGTTACATCTGTGCTGTGGAAGCTACGCAGAGTTTACAAGTCGCAGTTGCCACCGAGCTCCCTCTGGACAAGATCTGTGGCTTAAATGCTGGTGTTGCCTTCGAAGTTCCATCGAGTGTTGAAACCGAGTCCTTCCCCTCGCAGCCCAGCTTGTGCGGGGAGGATGAGTATTCCTTGGATGGAGGGAAGAAGTCACTGGACTCTGAGAAGCCTTTGTCTGTAGTTACATCTCCTGTGGATCTAACTCACATACTGTCTAGCAAGCAGGGTGCTGATTCCAGCCCTCTCCTTCACCTGAGGCCCAAGGACTACCTGACAGGAAGCGGCCAAGATTCCTCACATCTCATCTTGGTAACTTTTGAGAAAAAGGTTACCTCTACCAAAAAAGTGAGCATCCCAGGCATTCTTGTTCCTGATATAATGGCTTTTGACTCCAAAACTCAAACTGTATCCGTTGCCTCCAATACTTGTAATGTTATTTTAGTCTATTCACTGACTTCATCCAATTTACCCAATATTCAACAAATTCAGCTGGAGAAAAGCGAGAAGCCAAAGGGTTTGTGTTTCTTGACCAATAAATTGTTACTGATACTGGTTGGAAGACAAAAATTCTCTGaccctgcttttcttccttcttcaagATCAGACAAATACATGATCCGATTGATGATTAAAGAACTGATACTTGAAATGGCTCCTTCAAAGTCTGTGTCAGCTGATGGCAGCTCCAGTTTGAACCTTTCCAGCATTCCTCATGATCCCTCTAGAGATGCCCACCCTCTCAGCCGTGGGCTCCTGATACCAGACCGCTCTGTCCTTCAGTCCCCTACAAGCCGAAGGAAACTCATTGAAGAAATTAGGAGTCCTGTTTATGAACAAAACTTGGTGTTAAACATCAGCGACTTCAAAGACAAAAAGATTTCCATGAATTTTCCTCCAGCTGTCGAGACTCTGGATGCTGAGCCAGTTAATCGGAGCGTGGCACTGTCTAATGCTTCGAACAAGCCAACGTCCCCAAAAAGGCAGCCTGAGGCAGCTTCCAAAATACCCaattcttacaaaaataacctATTCAGTGAGAAGGAGGCGAGttactttttgaaaaatgtggaaaaattgTCTGGTAACTTCACAGAATTGCAGCACCATCTTTCTGAATTAACTGAGCTGCTAAAATCTGGGAAGAGAAATCTTCCAGTGTACCCATCTTCTCAGGAACCCTCATTTATTAAGATCACCTGCCAG aaacagcTTTCCAAAAGTGATGCAGATGAAAGTCGGGCCGTTCTTCTCTGTGGTGGTAAACTCCGCCTAAACATTGTCCAGCAGATATTCAACCTCTCCCTTGTAGAAATGCAGCACG GTTCCTCTTGGATCGTTCTCACAGCAGACAGCGAGGGCTTCATCCCGTTAATGTTTACATCCACACAGGAGATCCTCATCAGAGATGCCACTGCAAAAGGCTACAGTGCCCGCTCCTCCAAAACTCTGGACATCATCAGTTCCACACAGGAGTGTAGATCCACTTCTTCTGAAAGCCTGGATATCACCAGTTCTTTGGAAGTCCTGAGGGACTGTTCCTCCACGCCCTTGGACAACATCAGCCCTTCAGAACAGCCCAGCaataaaatgtag